The Balaenoptera acutorostrata chromosome 10, mBalAcu1.1, whole genome shotgun sequence genome has a window encoding:
- the RYBP gene encoding RING1 and YY1-binding protein isoform X2, which translates to MFWCSGPSDDRGRKPRINSQLVAQQVAQQYATPPPPKKEKKEKVEKQDKEKPEKDKEISPSVTKKNTNKKTKPKSDILKDPPSEANSIQSANATTKTSETNHTSRPRLKNVDRSTAQQLAVTVGNVTVIITDFKEKTRSSSTSSSTVTSSAGSEQQNQSSSGSESTDKGSSRSSTPKGDMSAVNDESF; encoded by the exons AAAACCTCGGATCAATTCTCAGCTGGTGGCACAGCAAGTGGCCCAACAGTACGCCACTCCACCACCCCctaaaaaggagaagaaggagaaggttGAAAAGCAAGACAAAGAGAAACCcgagaaagataaagaaattagTCCTAGTGTTACCAAGAAAAAtaccaacaaaaaaacaaa ACCAAAGTCCGATATTCTGAAAGATCCTCCTAGCGAAGCGAACAGTATACAGTCTGCAAATGCTACAACAAAGACCAGTGAAACGAATCACACCTCAAG GCCCCGGCTGAAAAACGTGGACAGGAGCACCGCACAGCAGCTGGCAGTGACTGTGGGCAACGTCACCGTCATTATCACAGACTTTAAGGAAAAGACTCGCTCCTCCTCGACCTCCTCATCCACAGTGACCTCCAGTGCAGGGTCAGAACAGCAGAACCAGAGCAGCTCGGGGTCGGAGAGCACAGACAAGGGCTCCTCCCGCTCCTCCACGCCAAAGGGCGACATGTCAGCAGTGAATGATGAATCTTTCTGA